From Spea bombifrons isolate aSpeBom1 chromosome 6, aSpeBom1.2.pri, whole genome shotgun sequence, a single genomic window includes:
- the LRRC8B gene encoding volume-regulated anion channel subunit LRRC8B: MITVTELRFLADAQTSYHILKPWWDVFWYYITMVMLMIAVLAGALQLTQSRMLCLPCKAEVDNRCAHPLEQVITKIHLSAGSLANITPSTGIQNDLHRQQYAYIDAVCYEKQLHWFAKFFPYLVFLHTIIFAVCSNFWLHYPSTSSRLEHFVAILYKCFDSPWTTRALSETVAEQTVKTQTRKRSRRLTSFSSSAEDTENTKQSLQPGVESTAVEDDASSVLDKKEGEQAKALFEKVRRFRLHVEQKDIIYRMYMKQIVAKVIALLVIITYVSYFLMHITFEIDCIVDIEAFTGYKRYQCVYSLAAIFKLLATFYVLLVFLYGFACFYSLWWMLKSSLKQYSFEAVREKSNYSDIPDVQNDFAFILHLADQYDPLYAKRFSIFLSEVSENKLKQINLNNEWTVDMLRNKLTRNSRDKIELHLFMLSGLPDNVFELNEIEVLRLELIPDAKLTPMITQLVNLKELHVYHSTLTVDLQALSFLAENLETLYLKFTAMEKIPSWIFLLKNLNEIYIAGSLDPHGSHTEGLQDLKNLKALYLKSSLARIPQVVTEMLPSLEKLSINNEGHKLMILISLKKMKNLTCLELINCDLERIPHSIFSLTELREIDLKGNNFQTIEEIISFQHLQKLTTLKLWQNSIAYIPIQIGALANLEQLYLNHNNIEMVPLELFLCNKLRVLDLSFNNLTYIPEEIQLLKNLQYFAVTKNSLEVLPDGLFKCSKLQNLLLGKNSLTSLSPLVGDLTNLINIELIGNQLEFLPPELESCQSLKPSCIIVENNLLHTLPLYAKENEEPSPF, encoded by the exons ATGATAACCGTTACCGAGCTGAGATTTTTGGCAGATGCTCAGACGTCTTATCACATTTTGAAGCCATGGTGGGATGTGTTTTGGTATTATATCACAATGGTGATGCTGATGATTGCAGTCCTAGCGGGTGCGCTGCAGCTTACACAAAGCCGAATGTTATGTCTTCCTTGTAAAGCGGAAGTAGACAATCGTTGTGCACATCCTCTGGAACAAGTGATAACAAAGATTCATTTATCAGCTGGTTCTCTGGCAAACATAACTCCATCAACCGGAATCCAGAATGACCTTCACCGGCAACAGTATGCCTATATTGATGCTGTTTGTTACGAGAAACAACTCCACTGGTTTGCAAAGTTTTTTCCCTACCTGGTGTTTTTGCACActataatatttgcagtttgtAGCAATTTCTGGCTTCATTATCCAAGCACAAGTTCTAGACTAGAACACTTTGTAGCAATCCTCTATAAATGTTTTGATTCACCATGGACAACAAGAGCATTATCAGAGACTGTTGCTGAGCAAACAGTGAAAACCCAGACGCGTAAAAGATCGCGTCgtctgacatcattttcatccAGCGCAGAAGATactgaaaacacaaaacagtCCCTACAACCTGGAGTAGAGTCAACCGCAGTGGAAGATGATGCTTCAAGTGTTCTGGACAAAAAAGAAGGTGAACAAGCCAAAGCCTTGTTTGAGAAAGTGCGTAGATTCAGACTTCACGTGGAACAAAAagacattatatatagaatGTATATGAAGCAAATAGTAGCTAAAGTAATTGCGCTGCTTGTGATTATTACATATGTGTCTTATTTTTTGATGCATATTACATTTGAAATCGACTGCATAGTTGATATCGAAGCATTTACAGGGTACAAGAGATACCAGTGTGTTTACTCTCTTGCTGCGATTTTCAAACTTTTGGCTACATTTTATGTTCttcttgtgtttttgtatgGCTTTGCTTGCTTTTATAGTTTGTGGTGGATGCTGAAAAGTTCTCTCAAGCAATATTCCTTTGAGGCAGTCAGAGAAAAAAGCAATTACAGTGACATCCCTGATGTCCAAAATGACTTTGCCTTTATCCTTCACTTAGCAGACCAGTATGATCCACTGTATGCCAAACGGTTCTCGATATTTCTGTCAGAGGTGAGTGAAAACAAGCTCAAACAGATTAATCTCAACAACGAATGGACAGTCGACATGCTTAGAAATAAGCTAACGCGGAATTCCAGGGACAAAATAGAGCTTCATCTTTTTATGCTGAGTGGTTTACCAGACAATGTCTTTGAACTGAATGAAATAGAGGTTCTGCGCTTAGAACTTATACCAGATGCCAAGCTTACTCCAATGATAACCCAGCTAGTCAATCTTAAGGAACTTCATGTTTACCATTCCACACTCACAGTGGATCTTCAGGCCCTGAGTTTTCTAGCTGAGAATCTGGAAACACTATACCTGAAATTTACTGCAATGGAAAAGATCCCTTCTTGGATTTTCCTTTTGAAAAACttgaatgaaatatatatagccGGATCTCTTGACCCACATGGCAGCCACACTGAAGGTCTTCAGGATCTAAAAAAtctgaaagctctttatttgaAAAGCAGTCTAGCTCGTATTCCTCAAGTTGTTACAGAGATGTTGCCCTCTCTGGAGAAGCTATCCATCAATAATGAAGGACATAAGTTAATGATTTTAAtcagcttaaaaaaaatgaaaaatttgacATGTTTGGAGTTGATCAACTGTGACTTGGAACGGATTCCACATTCCATTTTCAGTTTAACTGAACTGCGGGAAATTgacttaaaaggaaataattttCAAACAATCGAGGAAATCATTAGCTTTCAGCATCTCCAAAAACTGACTACCTTAAAGCTCTGGCAGAATTCCATCGCTTACATCCCAATTCAGATTGGAGCTCTAGCAAACCTAGAACAACTCTATTTAAACCACAATAACATAGAAATGGTGCCACTTGAGCTTTTTCTTTGTAACAAGCTGCGGGTTTTGGACCTCAGCTTCAACAATCTAACGTACATCCCTGAAGAAATACAGCTTCTTAAGAATCTTCAGTATTTTGCCGTCACAAAAAACAGT cttgaAGTGTTGCCGGATGGGCTGTTTAAGTGCAGCAAGCTTCAGAACTTACTACTGGGAAAAAACAGCCTGACAAGCCTCTCTCCTCTAGTTGGTGATCTGACAAACCTCATTAACATAGAGCTGATTGGGAACCAGTTGGAATTCCTCCCTCCAGAGCTTGAATCTTGCCAGTCACTAAAACCGAGCTGCATCATTGTGGAAAATAATTTGTTACACACTCTGCCTTTGTATGCCAAGGAGAATGAAGAGCCATCTCCATTTTGA